The following coding sequences lie in one Tachysurus fulvidraco isolate hzauxx_2018 chromosome 19, HZAU_PFXX_2.0, whole genome shotgun sequence genomic window:
- the pex26 gene encoding peroxisome assembly protein 26: MQSVCSASLSSPVLCLSHGSGLVDSAIDYFIIRNDFYSAFEACEKGLESLSRVDAQEQTCSRHGELKAALCIIGIQALAELNQWRDVLKWVSQHYGETEQIPAKIMQMCILLYTKVTEQAAVQEEVRTWLHCSANSSLSGYSSVAELYILHVLLPLGQTTEAKELLMGNVGQVAFTEAQRQTALTILEDHDAKKKNHSYPNPEPVPVETENVTISRGSVVRKLNAVMRLLYRGLSLAGVTTWSRFIHRTAVLLFLLYLLLLRMDPALPSAYPWILRLYVLWQQMWNAMFGPYYRVSS; this comes from the exons ATGCAGAGCGTTTGTTCAGCTAGTTTATCGTCACCTGTCCTGTGTTTATCACACGGCTCAGGGCTGGTGGACTCCGCCATTGACTACTTCATCATCAGGAATGATTTCTACTCTGCGTTTGAGGCGTGTGAGAAGGGACTGGAGAGTTTATCTCGTGTAGATGCGCAGGAACAAACCTG tTCCAGGCATGGAGAGTTGAAAGCAGCGCTCTGCATCATTGGGATTCAAGCTCTGGCTGAGTTAAACCAGTGGCGTGATGTTCTGAAATGGGTTTCGCAGCATTATGGTGAAACAGAGCAAATTCCTGCAAAGATCATGCAGATGTG CATTCTTCTCTACACCAAGGTGACCGAGCAGGCAGCGGTACAGGAGGAGGTGAGGACATGGCTGCACTGCTCTGCTAACTCGAGTCTGTCAGGTTACAGCAGCGTGGCCGAGCTCTACATCCTGCATGTCCTTCTGCCGCTGGGCCAAACCACAGAGGCCAAGGAGCTGCTGATGGGTAACGTGGGACAAGTCGCCTTTACAGAGGCCCAGAGACAAACCGCACTGACGATACTCGAGGATCATGatgctaaaaagaaaaaccattCATATCCAAACCCTGAACCAGTCCCTGTGGAAACAGAGAACGTGACGATATCTCGAG GGTCAGTGGTGAGGAAGTTGAATGCAGTTATGAGGTTGTTGTACAGAGGACTCTCTTTGGCTGGTGTCACTACCTGGTCACGCTTTATTCACAGAACCGCTGTTCTTCTATTCCTGCTCTACCTGCTGCTCCTAAGGATGGACCCAG CTCTTCCCTCGGCTTATCCATGGATCCTCCGGCTGTATGTACTCTGGCAGCAGATGTGGAATGCCATGTTTGGACCATACTACAGGGTTTCTTCCTGA